The following are encoded in a window of Alosa sapidissima isolate fAloSap1 chromosome 12, fAloSap1.pri, whole genome shotgun sequence genomic DNA:
- the hapln4 gene encoding hyaluronan and proteoglycan link protein 4 isoform X2, giving the protein MLSGQLPVKALLVTCVIFTCIPPGISYPADTEKGRTRVVHVLEDESGAVIVQTAPGKVVTHRGGSITLPCRYHHEPENTDPARIRIKWTKVTDALQFEDVFVALGRRQRVFNGYRGRVSLELAGPGDASIIIHNITLKDYGRYECEVTNDMEDDTGFVNLDLEGVVFPYYPKMGRYKLNYHQAEEVCQEQDAILASHAQLHKAWLEGLDWCNAGWLEDGSVQYPIAHPRDQCGRKDTPPGVRNYGYRHKDDERYDAFCFTSNVNGRVYFLKRFKKINYLEAAKACQRDGAAIAKVGQLYGAWKFQLLDRCEAGWLEDGSIRYPIVNPRARCGGPDPGVRHLGFPDKKFRLYGVYCFRKNDESNDIEPTTKVAKTSSNKPTNATTRAI; this is encoded by the exons ATG CTCTCTGGGCAGTTGCCAGTGAAGGCACTATTAGTGACCTGCGTGATCTTCACCTGTATACCTCCTGGGATATCCTACCCAGCTGACACAGAGAAGGGGAGAACCAGAGTGGTCCATGTGCTGG AGGATGAGAGTGGTGCGGTGATCGTGCAGACGGCTCCAGGGAAGGTGGTGACACACCGTGGCGGCTCCATCACGCTGCCCTGCCGGTACCACCACGAGCCTGAGAATACCGACCCAGCCCGCATCCGCATCAAGTGGACCAAGGTGACCGACGCGCTGCAGTTCGAGGACGTGTTTGTGGCTCTGGGCCGGCGGCAGAGGGTGTTCAACGGGTACCGCGGCCGCGTCTCCCTAGAGCTGGCGGGGCCTGGGGACGCTTCCATCATCATCCACAACATCACGCTGAAGGACTACGGACGCTATGAGTGCGAGGTCACCAACGACATGGAGGACGACACAGGGTTTGTTAACCTCGACCTTGAAG GTGTGGTGTTTCCATACTACCCCAAGATGGGACGCTACAAGCTTAACTACCACCAGGCCGAAGAGGTTTGCCAGGAGCAGGACGCCATCTTGGCCTCCCACGCTCAGCTCCACAAGGCCTGGCTGGAGGGCCTGGACTGGTGCAACGCGGGCTGGCTGGAGGACGGCTCAGTGCAGTACCCCATCGCCCACCCCCGGGACCAGTGCGGGCGCAAGGACACCCCCCCTGGGGTGCGCAACTACGGCTACAGACACAAAGATGATGAGCGCTACGATGCTTTCTGCTTCACTTCCAACGTCAATG GTCGAGTTTACTTCCTGAAACGCTTCAAGAAGATCAACTACCTGGAGGCGGCCAAGGCGTGCCAGCGTGATGGCGCCGCAATAGCCAAGGTGGGCCAGCTGTACGGTGCCTGGAAGTTCCAGCTGCTGGACCGCTGCGAGGCCGGCTGGCTGGAGGACGGCAGCATCCGCTACCCCATCGTCAACCCGCGGGCACGCTGCGGCGGCCCGGATCCGGGCGTGCGCCACCTCGGCTTCCCCGACAAGAAGTTCCGTCTCTATGGGGTGTACTGTTTCCGCAAAAACGACGAGAGTAACGACATCGAGCCCACCACGAAAGTGGCGAAGACGAGCAGCAACAAACCCACCAACGCCACCACCAGAGCCAtttag
- the hapln4 gene encoding hyaluronan and proteoglycan link protein 4 isoform X1, whose product MFCLKLSGQLPVKALLVTCVIFTCIPPGISYPADTEKGRTRVVHVLEDESGAVIVQTAPGKVVTHRGGSITLPCRYHHEPENTDPARIRIKWTKVTDALQFEDVFVALGRRQRVFNGYRGRVSLELAGPGDASIIIHNITLKDYGRYECEVTNDMEDDTGFVNLDLEGVVFPYYPKMGRYKLNYHQAEEVCQEQDAILASHAQLHKAWLEGLDWCNAGWLEDGSVQYPIAHPRDQCGRKDTPPGVRNYGYRHKDDERYDAFCFTSNVNGRVYFLKRFKKINYLEAAKACQRDGAAIAKVGQLYGAWKFQLLDRCEAGWLEDGSIRYPIVNPRARCGGPDPGVRHLGFPDKKFRLYGVYCFRKNDESNDIEPTTKVAKTSSNKPTNATTRAI is encoded by the exons ATGTTTTGCCTAAAGCTCTCTGGGCAGTTGCCAGTGAAGGCACTATTAGTGACCTGCGTGATCTTCACCTGTATACCTCCTGGGATATCCTACCCAGCTGACACAGAGAAGGGGAGAACCAGAGTGGTCCATGTGCTGG AGGATGAGAGTGGTGCGGTGATCGTGCAGACGGCTCCAGGGAAGGTGGTGACACACCGTGGCGGCTCCATCACGCTGCCCTGCCGGTACCACCACGAGCCTGAGAATACCGACCCAGCCCGCATCCGCATCAAGTGGACCAAGGTGACCGACGCGCTGCAGTTCGAGGACGTGTTTGTGGCTCTGGGCCGGCGGCAGAGGGTGTTCAACGGGTACCGCGGCCGCGTCTCCCTAGAGCTGGCGGGGCCTGGGGACGCTTCCATCATCATCCACAACATCACGCTGAAGGACTACGGACGCTATGAGTGCGAGGTCACCAACGACATGGAGGACGACACAGGGTTTGTTAACCTCGACCTTGAAG GTGTGGTGTTTCCATACTACCCCAAGATGGGACGCTACAAGCTTAACTACCACCAGGCCGAAGAGGTTTGCCAGGAGCAGGACGCCATCTTGGCCTCCCACGCTCAGCTCCACAAGGCCTGGCTGGAGGGCCTGGACTGGTGCAACGCGGGCTGGCTGGAGGACGGCTCAGTGCAGTACCCCATCGCCCACCCCCGGGACCAGTGCGGGCGCAAGGACACCCCCCCTGGGGTGCGCAACTACGGCTACAGACACAAAGATGATGAGCGCTACGATGCTTTCTGCTTCACTTCCAACGTCAATG GTCGAGTTTACTTCCTGAAACGCTTCAAGAAGATCAACTACCTGGAGGCGGCCAAGGCGTGCCAGCGTGATGGCGCCGCAATAGCCAAGGTGGGCCAGCTGTACGGTGCCTGGAAGTTCCAGCTGCTGGACCGCTGCGAGGCCGGCTGGCTGGAGGACGGCAGCATCCGCTACCCCATCGTCAACCCGCGGGCACGCTGCGGCGGCCCGGATCCGGGCGTGCGCCACCTCGGCTTCCCCGACAAGAAGTTCCGTCTCTATGGGGTGTACTGTTTCCGCAAAAACGACGAGAGTAACGACATCGAGCCCACCACGAAAGTGGCGAAGACGAGCAGCAACAAACCCACCAACGCCACCACCAGAGCCAtttag